A genomic window from Pseudomonadales bacterium includes:
- a CDS encoding HupE/UreJ family protein, translating to MNGRPHPGPVPGRWQGCLLLVLVALTGTTQAHEVRPAYLEIEQVSALEYRVLWKQPLLGDRRLPIDPVLPESCTTGDVQLPENTGTALIERWSVACDLTGGAVHIAGLSQTLTDVMVTVRYLDGTARSELLRADAPSLGLGDPAPPLASYLTLGIEHLLSGIDHLLFVIGLVLLIRDPWMLLKTVTAFTLAHSLTLGLSVLGLVTLSQRPVEAVIALSILFLARELLIDESRRSAVMRLRPWLMAFIFGLLHGFGFAGALSDIGLPRNQFATSLLLFNLGIELGQLLVIAVLLISGWLLRRVPGVQESIARHAFTFVMGAMAAYWTIDRVWLVL from the coding sequence GTGAACGGACGTCCACATCCAGGCCCGGTACCCGGCCGCTGGCAGGGCTGCCTGTTACTTGTTCTGGTCGCATTGACCGGCACCACACAGGCACACGAGGTCAGACCCGCTTACCTCGAAATCGAACAGGTCTCCGCGCTCGAGTATCGGGTGCTCTGGAAGCAACCGCTGCTCGGCGACCGCCGCCTGCCAATCGATCCCGTGCTGCCTGAATCCTGCACCACCGGAGACGTCCAGCTTCCCGAAAATACCGGCACCGCGCTGATCGAGCGCTGGTCGGTGGCATGCGATCTCACCGGCGGTGCCGTACATATCGCCGGGCTGAGCCAGACACTGACCGATGTCATGGTGACCGTTCGTTATCTCGACGGCACCGCGCGCAGCGAACTTTTGCGTGCGGATGCACCCTCGCTGGGCCTCGGCGATCCGGCACCTCCTCTGGCGAGCTATCTGACTCTGGGGATTGAACATCTGCTTTCCGGGATCGACCATCTGCTCTTTGTAATCGGTCTGGTACTGCTGATCCGCGATCCCTGGATGCTGCTGAAAACCGTGACAGCATTTACGCTCGCCCACTCTCTCACCCTGGGCCTTTCAGTCCTCGGTCTCGTCACCCTCTCCCAGCGTCCGGTGGAAGCGGTGATCGCACTCTCCATTCTGTTTCTCGCCCGGGAACTGCTGATTGACGAATCCCGCCGTTCGGCCGTAATGCGGTTGCGGCCCTGGCTCATGGCCTTCATCTTCGGGCTGCTGCACGGTTTCGGTTTTGCTGGCGCACTGAGCGACATCGGCCTGCCCCGGAATCAGTTCGCCACCAGCCTGCTGCTTTTCAATCTGGGCATTGAGCTCGGCCAGCTGCTGGTGATCGCCGTTCTGCTCATCAGCGGCTGGCTGCTGCGTCGCGTCCCCGGGGTGCAGGAATCCATCGCGCGCCACGCCTTCACTTTCGTCATGGGTGCGATGGCCGCCTACTGGACCATCGACAGGGTGTGGCTGGTCCTGTGA
- a CDS encoding TetR/AcrR family transcriptional regulator, giving the protein MRESPRQDATRARRKSVLDAALDCFSEYGLEGTTVQHIQKRAECSIGSLYHHFGSKEGIAEELFLEGIDRLNQGMLRKLRRCGNAEQSVRAVVEHYCEWCTRNRNLARYLHSRDIDFSQDARRRLQQMHQDYIRSVFEWFAPYVERGEMRRLPLHTYVPLISGPIQEYVRRWLSGHHPNSPRKVKALFADAAWVAVQGPGAEKNPGR; this is encoded by the coding sequence ATGCGCGAATCGCCCCGACAGGATGCCACCAGAGCCCGCAGAAAAAGCGTGCTGGATGCCGCGCTGGACTGTTTTTCCGAATACGGCCTCGAAGGCACCACAGTTCAGCATATCCAGAAGCGCGCGGAATGCAGTATTGGCAGCCTCTACCACCATTTCGGCAGCAAGGAAGGGATCGCGGAGGAACTCTTTCTGGAAGGCATTGACCGGCTCAATCAGGGCATGTTGCGTAAACTGCGGCGCTGCGGGAATGCAGAACAGAGTGTGCGGGCGGTAGTGGAACACTACTGCGAGTGGTGCACGCGCAACCGGAATCTTGCCCGCTATCTGCACTCCCGGGACATCGATTTTTCGCAGGACGCCCGTCGCAGACTCCAGCAGATGCACCAGGATTACATCCGCAGTGTTTTCGAATGGTTTGCACCCTACGTTGAGCGGGGAGAGATGCGGCGTCTGCCCCTGCATACCTATGTACCGTTGATCAGCGGGCCGATTCAGGAGTACGTGCGGCGCTGGCTGTCCGGCCACCATCCCAATTCACCGCGCAAGGTGAAAGCGCTGTTTGCCGACGCCGCCTGGGTTGCGGTACAAGGTCCCGGGGCCGAAAAAAATCCGGGGAGATGA
- a CDS encoding acyl-CoA dehydrogenase family protein: MDIDLSTEDQKFRDDVRAFLSDNAYKPGTDYNEWRMGWFAKARAKGGWDVPKWPTEFGGPGWTPTQHYIWEKETAVATLPFDLPFGLSMLAPVLMGYGSKEQQERFLPDIRARKVNWCQGYSEPGAGSDLASLKTKAVLSEDGTHYVVNGTKIWTTLAHMADWIFCLTRTDDSGIKQEGITFLLFPMKQEGVEVKPIITLGGSHTVNTVFLSDVKVPVENRVGEEGKGWTYAKGLLQHERTGLAGISRSIVALEGLKAHARSVKRGNGSLLDDPAFSSRIAELEVDLMATEYTELRSLASASAGAAPGPESSILKLKGTEIQQRIQKLTVEAGGIFSAAWGGRSSGPSFARSGMSGYLSSRAYTIYGGASEVQKDVIAKNVLGIKKSS; encoded by the coding sequence ATGGATATCGACCTCAGCACCGAAGACCAGAAATTCAGGGATGACGTCCGCGCATTTCTGTCTGACAACGCCTACAAACCGGGCACCGATTACAACGAATGGCGGATGGGCTGGTTTGCCAAGGCCAGGGCCAAAGGCGGCTGGGATGTGCCGAAATGGCCGACGGAATTCGGCGGTCCGGGCTGGACACCCACCCAGCATTACATCTGGGAAAAGGAAACTGCGGTCGCCACCCTGCCCTTTGATCTGCCCTTCGGCCTCAGCATGCTGGCCCCGGTGCTCATGGGCTATGGCAGCAAAGAACAGCAGGAGCGTTTCCTCCCGGACATACGGGCACGAAAGGTCAACTGGTGTCAGGGCTACTCCGAGCCGGGTGCAGGTTCCGATCTGGCATCTCTGAAAACCAAGGCAGTCCTGTCCGAAGACGGCACGCATTATGTAGTCAACGGCACCAAAATCTGGACCACGCTTGCCCACATGGCCGACTGGATCTTCTGCCTCACCCGCACGGATGATTCCGGCATCAAGCAGGAAGGCATCACGTTTCTGCTGTTTCCGATGAAGCAGGAAGGCGTCGAGGTGAAGCCCATCATCACCCTGGGCGGGTCGCACACGGTGAATACGGTATTTCTGAGCGACGTCAAAGTCCCGGTGGAAAATCGAGTTGGTGAAGAAGGCAAAGGCTGGACCTATGCCAAAGGCCTGCTGCAGCATGAGCGCACCGGACTCGCCGGCATCTCCCGCTCCATCGTTGCGCTCGAAGGACTCAAAGCTCACGCGCGCAGTGTGAAGCGGGGCAATGGATCACTGCTGGACGATCCCGCCTTCAGTTCCCGGATCGCGGAGCTCGAAGTCGACCTCATGGCGACCGAATACACCGAACTGCGGAGCCTTGCCAGCGCATCCGCGGGTGCCGCCCCCGGCCCGGAATCTTCGATCCTCAAGCTCAAAGGCACAGAGATCCAGCAGCGCATTCAGAAGCTCACCGTGGAAGCCGGCGGCATTTTTTCCGCTGCCTGGGGTGGTCGTTCAAGCGGCCCCAGCTTTGCGAGGAGCGGCATGAGCGGGTATCTGTCCAGTCGCGCCTACACCATTTACGGTGGCGCCAGCGAGGTGCAGAAAGATGTGATCGCCAAGAACGTGCTCGGAATCAAGAAGTCGAGCTGA
- a CDS encoding acyl-CoA dehydrogenase family protein, protein MNFELTEEQQLLKDSVERFVRDNYELEKRRKISAADPGFSTDYWKQIAGLGWLGMPFSEADGGFGGNQIDTMVIMEQVGRGLMLEPFFASIVLGGSVMRNAASADQKARILPGVIDGTAQLTLAYAEEQARFDLHDITTTARADAGGYVINGRKCMVANAATASHIIVSTRTSGGQIDEKGISLFLVEAGAAGLELQNFPTVDGLRASEVTFKDVRVEAGALLGKLDQGFPVLEMAAADGILALSAEAVGAMEVLYKDTVEYTQQRVQFDHPLSEFQVLQHRMVDMFMEYEQCKSLLFRATLETVSGGSRTAQRTIHALKHLIGKCGIRIGEDAVQMHGGMGMTEELRIGHYFKRLLVIDAQFGNAAHHLQKFAA, encoded by the coding sequence ATGAATTTTGAACTGACCGAAGAACAGCAGCTGCTCAAAGACAGCGTCGAGCGATTTGTCAGAGACAACTACGAACTGGAAAAGCGCCGTAAAATCTCGGCCGCCGATCCGGGTTTTTCCACCGACTACTGGAAACAGATCGCCGGGCTGGGCTGGCTCGGCATGCCTTTCTCCGAGGCGGACGGCGGTTTCGGCGGGAATCAGATCGATACCATGGTGATCATGGAGCAGGTGGGCAGAGGTCTGATGCTCGAACCTTTCTTTGCCAGCATCGTGCTGGGCGGCAGCGTGATGCGCAACGCCGCAAGCGCTGATCAGAAGGCGCGGATCCTGCCCGGCGTGATCGATGGTACAGCACAACTCACTCTGGCCTATGCCGAAGAGCAGGCCCGATTCGATCTCCACGACATTACTACCACCGCTCGCGCAGACGCCGGCGGCTATGTGATCAACGGTCGCAAGTGCATGGTCGCCAACGCAGCCACTGCCAGCCACATCATTGTTTCCACCCGCACCAGCGGTGGTCAGATCGATGAAAAGGGTATCTCCCTGTTTCTGGTGGAGGCGGGTGCAGCGGGACTTGAGCTGCAGAATTTTCCGACGGTGGACGGGCTGCGCGCATCCGAAGTAACCTTCAAGGACGTGCGGGTCGAAGCCGGTGCGCTGCTGGGTAAACTGGACCAGGGCTTTCCGGTGCTGGAGATGGCAGCCGCGGACGGTATTCTGGCGCTGTCTGCAGAAGCGGTAGGCGCCATGGAAGTTCTCTACAAGGACACTGTGGAATACACCCAGCAGCGGGTACAGTTTGATCACCCGCTCTCGGAATTTCAGGTGCTCCAGCACCGCATGGTGGACATGTTCATGGAGTACGAGCAGTGTAAATCGCTGCTGTTCCGGGCGACTCTGGAAACGGTCAGTGGCGGCAGCAGGACCGCGCAGCGCACAATCCATGCGCTCAAACACCTGATCGGAAAGTGCGGAATCCGCATCGGTGAAGATGCGGTGCAGATGCACGGCGGTATGGGCATGACTGAGGAACTGCGTATCGGCCATTATTTCAAGCGGCTGCTGGTGATTGACGCCCAGTTCGGCAACGCGGCCCATCATCTGCAGAAATTCGCGGCCTGA
- a CDS encoding peroxiredoxin — MAIKEGDKLPDAKMFMMKDGKPTPVTTAELFAGKKVVVFALPGAFTPTCSQAHLPGFVVNADAIKAKGVDSIVCLSVNDAFVMDSWGKDQNAEQILMVGDGNGEFTTAVGLEMDGSGFGLGKRSQRYAMIVDDGKVTKLAVEAPGKLEVSKAEAMLAAL; from the coding sequence ATGGCTATCAAAGAAGGGGACAAACTCCCCGACGCAAAGATGTTCATGATGAAGGACGGCAAGCCCACGCCGGTAACCACCGCTGAGCTGTTTGCCGGTAAGAAGGTCGTGGTGTTCGCGCTGCCCGGCGCCTTCACGCCGACCTGCTCCCAGGCTCACCTGCCCGGATTTGTGGTCAACGCGGATGCGATCAAGGCCAAAGGTGTCGACAGCATCGTCTGCCTGTCGGTTAACGATGCCTTTGTGATGGACAGCTGGGGTAAGGATCAGAACGCCGAGCAGATCCTCATGGTGGGGGATGGCAACGGCGAATTCACCACCGCGGTCGGCCTGGAAATGGACGGCAGCGGTTTTGGCCTGGGCAAGCGTTCACAGCGCTACGCGATGATCGTCGATGATGGCAAAGTGACCAAACTTGCCGTCGAGGCGCCCGGGAAGCTCGAGGTCAGCAAGGCGGAGGCGATGCTCGCCGCACTCTGA
- a CDS encoding parallel beta-helix domain-containing protein, translating to MTTTSTRTTVFLALAFTVTACGRPEAPPPPAPEVSYEDQLRLALETAVPGTVITVPAGTHAFSRGLTLNTSGVTIRGAGMDRSILSFKNQIAGAEGLLVNASDFTIEDLAIEDTAGDALKINEGSNIVIRRVRTEWTRGPHTENGAYGIYPVQTENTLVEGSVAIGASDAGIYVGQSRNVVVRDSRAEFNVAGIEIENTVNADVFNNVATNNTGGILVFNMPDLLQTGHSTRVFDNQIHDNNTGNFAPPGGAVASVPAGSGIVINANDRVEIYSNEIRNNQTANVLISSYFSAGYSSDRETAPNFDPYPETIYIYDNHFEGGGNAPDRPQLEALRVALFGAEGRLPDVIWDGFVNPALNGAEYAICVNNGESLVLNIDAGNENRNVTTDMTAHRCDHPKLSGVTLAAD from the coding sequence ATGACCACAACCAGTACACGGACAACCGTCTTTCTCGCCCTGGCCTTTACCGTTACCGCCTGTGGCCGGCCTGAGGCGCCACCGCCGCCTGCGCCAGAAGTCAGCTATGAAGATCAGCTGCGCCTTGCGCTGGAAACAGCTGTCCCGGGTACAGTGATCACCGTGCCCGCCGGCACCCACGCCTTTTCCCGTGGCCTTACGCTGAACACCAGCGGCGTGACCATTCGCGGCGCCGGCATGGACAGGTCGATCCTCTCTTTCAAAAACCAGATCGCTGGCGCCGAGGGACTGCTGGTAAACGCCAGCGACTTCACCATCGAAGATCTCGCTATCGAAGATACCGCCGGGGACGCGCTCAAGATCAACGAAGGCAGCAACATCGTGATCCGTCGTGTGCGCACGGAGTGGACGCGCGGCCCGCATACGGAAAACGGTGCCTACGGCATCTACCCCGTGCAGACAGAAAACACACTCGTGGAAGGGTCTGTGGCCATCGGCGCATCCGACGCAGGCATCTATGTCGGCCAGTCGCGCAATGTGGTGGTGCGCGACAGCAGGGCGGAGTTCAATGTCGCGGGCATTGAAATCGAAAATACGGTCAATGCAGACGTTTTCAATAATGTCGCCACCAACAACACCGGCGGCATCCTGGTCTTCAACATGCCTGATCTGCTCCAGACCGGACACAGCACCCGGGTCTTCGACAATCAGATCCACGACAACAACACCGGCAACTTCGCCCCTCCAGGTGGCGCCGTGGCCAGTGTGCCGGCAGGCTCGGGTATCGTAATCAACGCCAATGACAGGGTGGAGATATACAGCAACGAGATCCGCAATAACCAGACCGCCAACGTGCTCATCAGCAGCTATTTCAGTGCCGGCTACTCGAGCGATCGGGAAACCGCACCGAACTTCGACCCCTACCCCGAAACCATCTACATCTACGACAATCATTTCGAAGGTGGCGGCAATGCACCAGACCGGCCGCAGCTGGAAGCTCTGCGCGTGGCACTGTTCGGAGCTGAGGGTCGACTCCCCGATGTGATCTGGGACGGTTTCGTGAATCCGGCACTCAATGGTGCCGAGTACGCCATCTGTGTGAATAATGGTGAATCCCTCGTGCTGAACATTGACGCTGGCAACGAAAACAGGAATGTCACCACCGACATGACAGCACACCGCTGCGATCACCCGAAACTCTCCGGCGTGACCCTCGCTGCCGACTGA
- a CDS encoding peptidylprolyl isomerase: protein MKKWYADPLVIFLLIGAVIFLLDRASGGFGEDAATFIEITPALHKRLADQWQAQMGRPASAEETRSLIEQWIREEIYYREAMALGLDRNDTIIRRRLAQKLNFLTEDMADAAEPTAEELHRYFEARAESFREPARFGFEHRYFSADRRKDAQADAQAALQDESQAGDPFILQKSYAGRSEREIADLFGRSFAEALQSLLPVSEAWRGPIQSAYGWHLVRLTQYSPTHVPEFSSVADKVLEELRLERRREANEALFADLRAKYEIRDLTVSPGP from the coding sequence ATGAAGAAGTGGTATGCCGATCCGCTGGTGATCTTCCTCCTGATCGGCGCGGTCATTTTCCTGCTCGATCGCGCCAGCGGAGGCTTCGGCGAAGATGCTGCCACGTTCATCGAAATCACCCCGGCCCTGCACAAACGCCTGGCTGATCAGTGGCAGGCTCAGATGGGGCGGCCGGCTTCTGCAGAGGAAACCCGGTCGCTGATTGAGCAGTGGATCCGCGAGGAAATCTACTACCGGGAAGCCATGGCGCTCGGACTCGATCGCAACGACACCATCATCCGCCGCCGGCTGGCCCAGAAGCTCAATTTCCTCACCGAAGACATGGCGGACGCGGCAGAGCCGACCGCAGAAGAACTGCACCGCTACTTCGAAGCCCGCGCCGAAAGTTTCCGCGAACCGGCACGCTTCGGATTCGAACACCGTTACTTCAGCGCTGACCGCCGCAAGGATGCGCAGGCAGACGCACAAGCCGCGTTGCAGGACGAGTCCCAGGCGGGTGATCCTTTCATACTGCAGAAGAGCTACGCAGGGCGCAGCGAGCGTGAAATAGCCGATCTGTTCGGACGGTCCTTCGCAGAGGCGCTGCAGTCGCTGCTCCCCGTCAGCGAAGCCTGGCGTGGACCGATTCAATCCGCCTACGGCTGGCATCTGGTACGGCTGACACAATACAGCCCGACTCACGTGCCTGAATTCAGCAGCGTCGCCGACAAAGTGCTCGAGGAGTTACGACTCGAAAGACGCCGGGAGGCCAACGAAGCGCTGTTTGCAGACCTGCGCGCGAAGTACGAGATCCGGGATCTGACGGTTTCCCCAGGCCCGTGA
- a CDS encoding DMT family transporter: MNSERQAVLFALGAVCLWSTVATGFKLGLSVMDPAQLLFAGSLISSIVFIIAALPSGWPRRHLYLKEAALFGAINPLVYYLVLFEAYQRLPAQIAQPLNYTWAIALALLAVPLLGQRLSLRAAAGILLSYSGVLILLSRGRIDTLPGLDWFGVALALLSTLLWAGYWLLNARSTTPPAAFMASSFILATPVLGLYCLFSAGLPPLNSETLFYGAWVGLVEMGITFLLWQRALRLTRHAGRISQLIFLSPFLSLLLIDAVLEETVHPSSWVGLAVIVSGLLVAGRVKPELPAVTKRATIAQPLTLRRPAGRE; the protein is encoded by the coding sequence ATGAACTCCGAACGACAGGCCGTTCTCTTCGCCCTGGGCGCCGTATGCCTGTGGTCTACCGTGGCCACCGGCTTCAAGCTCGGACTTTCGGTTATGGATCCCGCCCAGCTGCTGTTCGCCGGCTCCCTGATTTCCTCCATCGTATTCATCATCGCCGCACTGCCTTCGGGTTGGCCGCGCCGGCATCTGTATCTGAAAGAGGCGGCACTGTTCGGCGCGATCAACCCGCTTGTCTACTACCTGGTGCTGTTCGAAGCCTATCAGAGACTGCCGGCTCAGATCGCCCAGCCGCTGAACTATACCTGGGCCATTGCGCTTGCACTGCTCGCCGTGCCGCTGCTCGGTCAGCGGCTCTCCCTGCGGGCCGCTGCGGGCATCCTGCTCAGCTACTCGGGTGTGCTGATACTGCTCTCCCGCGGACGGATCGATACCTTACCCGGGCTCGACTGGTTCGGTGTGGCACTGGCACTGCTCAGCACACTGCTGTGGGCCGGCTACTGGCTGCTCAACGCACGTTCCACCACGCCACCGGCGGCGTTCATGGCCTCCAGTTTCATTCTGGCTACCCCCGTGCTGGGACTGTACTGTCTGTTCAGCGCCGGTCTGCCACCCTTGAATAGCGAAACCCTCTTCTATGGTGCCTGGGTGGGACTGGTCGAAATGGGCATCACCTTTCTTCTCTGGCAGCGGGCACTGCGGCTGACCAGACACGCTGGCCGGATCAGCCAACTGATATTTCTCTCGCCTTTCCTCTCTCTGCTGCTGATCGATGCGGTACTGGAGGAGACGGTTCATCCATCCTCCTGGGTGGGACTGGCCGTGATCGTGTCTGGTCTGCTCGTCGCAGGCAGAGTGAAGCCTGAGTTGCCCGCCGTCACGAAACGCGCGACCATCGCGCAGCCGCTGACCCTTCGGCGTCCCGCCGGGCGGGAATGA
- a CDS encoding CoA pyrophosphatase, translated as MKLSMNASLSADIRARLAAFPFKRSAVDDAHHAAVAIVLVDEGFGADLPGLPAHGEWQAQPALLLTRRAASLRKHAGQWAFPGGRLDPGETPVQTALRELEEEVGVRLGDQQVLGCLDDFVTRSGFVMTPVVVWGGSVREASPNPDEVASIHRIPLTELLRSDAPLLSDQNTSAHPVLRMPVGDDHIAAPTAALLYQFREVCLLERHTRVAHYEQPRFAWR; from the coding sequence ATGAAGCTCTCCATGAATGCCTCGCTGTCTGCCGATATCCGGGCGCGGCTCGCAGCATTTCCGTTCAAACGTTCGGCTGTCGATGATGCGCACCATGCTGCGGTAGCGATTGTGCTTGTCGATGAAGGATTCGGTGCAGATCTGCCGGGCCTGCCTGCGCACGGTGAGTGGCAGGCGCAACCTGCTCTGCTGCTGACCCGCCGTGCAGCCTCCCTGCGCAAGCATGCCGGACAGTGGGCGTTTCCCGGCGGTCGTCTGGATCCTGGTGAGACACCGGTGCAGACAGCGTTGCGGGAGCTGGAGGAGGAGGTCGGCGTGCGCCTCGGCGATCAGCAGGTGCTGGGGTGCCTGGACGATTTCGTCACCCGTTCCGGGTTCGTGATGACCCCGGTCGTGGTCTGGGGTGGCAGCGTGCGTGAGGCCTCTCCGAATCCCGATGAGGTGGCTTCAATCCATCGCATACCGCTGACCGAATTACTGCGCTCCGACGCACCACTGCTCAGCGATCAGAACACCAGTGCGCATCCGGTGCTGCGGATGCCGGTGGGGGACGATCATATTGCGGCACCCACCGCAGCGCTGCTGTATCAGTTCCGGGAGGTGTGTCTGCTCGAGCGACACACCCGGGTTGCCCATTACGAACAGCCACGCTTCGCCTGGCGTTGA
- a CDS encoding acyl-CoA thioesterase II, whose amino-acid sequence MNKVLKEIVELIDVEPIETNLYRGQNHQTEHVFGGQVLAQALAAAYRTVDESHSLHSLHAYFLRPGDWKVPILYEVDRIRDGRSFTTRRVVAIQHGRAIFDMALSWHKLEPGPSHALPMPDVPPPEALRGDRETFKAHAIDQPELKRFAFRFEAIDSRQIERIPMTDNSAHPPYKHTWLKARDALPDDPEVHLALLAYMSDLDFMSTSMLPHGRNGLRGNIRGASLDHSLWFHRPFRADEWLLFAKESPNAGGARGFVRGHFFNRQGELVVTAAQECLIRPVNPAIRNTGD is encoded by the coding sequence GTGAATAAAGTACTCAAGGAAATCGTCGAACTGATCGACGTGGAACCCATCGAAACCAACCTGTACCGGGGCCAGAATCACCAGACCGAGCACGTATTCGGCGGGCAGGTGCTCGCCCAGGCGCTTGCTGCCGCTTACCGCACGGTGGACGAATCCCACTCGCTGCACTCCCTGCATGCTTATTTTCTCCGCCCAGGCGACTGGAAAGTGCCCATTCTCTATGAGGTGGACCGCATACGGGACGGGCGCAGCTTCACCACCCGGCGTGTGGTCGCCATTCAGCACGGCCGGGCGATCTTCGATATGGCCCTGTCCTGGCACAAGCTCGAACCGGGCCCGTCCCACGCCCTGCCGATGCCCGATGTCCCGCCTCCGGAAGCACTGCGGGGCGACAGGGAAACATTCAAGGCCCATGCGATCGATCAGCCTGAACTGAAACGCTTTGCTTTCCGTTTCGAAGCCATCGACTCACGGCAGATCGAGCGAATTCCGATGACCGACAACAGCGCGCACCCGCCCTACAAGCACACCTGGCTGAAGGCCCGGGATGCCCTCCCGGACGATCCCGAGGTCCATCTGGCGCTGCTCGCCTACATGTCGGATCTCGATTTCATGAGCACTTCCATGCTGCCCCACGGACGTAACGGCCTGCGCGGCAACATACGGGGCGCAAGCCTCGATCATTCGCTGTGGTTCCACAGGCCATTCCGGGCCGATGAGTGGCTGCTTTTCGCAAAGGAGTCCCCGAACGCCGGAGGCGCCCGGGGTTTCGTGAGAGGCCACTTTTTCAATCGTCAGGGTGAACTGGTGGTCACGGCGGCCCAGGAATGCCTGATCAGGCCGGTCAACCCGGCCATCCGGAACACCGGTGACTGA
- the gloB gene encoding hydroxyacylglutathione hydrolase, whose protein sequence is MSLEIHMFPCLTDNYGFLLHDAAAGVTAVIDTPDVKAINAALKDKGWTLTDIFNTHHHADHAGGNEALKAQWKCTITGAANDAARIPGIDRQVVDGERFAFGTTEAKVLAVPGHTTGHIAYYFESDKVAFVGDTIFALGCGRLFEGSPGQMWDSLQKLMRLPDDTTLYCAHEYTQSNAKFALSVEPDNALLVARSKKIDEMRARGLPTVPMTLAEEKATNPFLRPDSAGLQKSLGLVGAPLVEVFAETRRRKDHF, encoded by the coding sequence ATGAGTCTTGAAATACATATGTTTCCCTGTCTGACGGACAACTACGGTTTTCTCCTGCACGATGCGGCAGCCGGGGTCACTGCTGTGATTGACACGCCGGATGTGAAGGCCATCAATGCAGCCCTTAAGGACAAGGGCTGGACACTCACCGATATCTTCAACACGCATCACCACGCGGATCACGCGGGTGGCAACGAAGCACTGAAGGCCCAGTGGAAGTGCACCATCACGGGTGCTGCAAACGATGCAGCAAGGATACCGGGCATCGACAGGCAGGTAGTGGACGGTGAGCGGTTTGCATTCGGTACCACCGAGGCGAAGGTACTGGCTGTGCCGGGGCACACCACCGGACACATCGCCTATTACTTCGAATCCGACAAGGTGGCTTTTGTGGGCGACACCATCTTCGCACTGGGTTGTGGCCGCCTGTTCGAAGGCTCACCCGGGCAGATGTGGGACAGCCTGCAGAAGCTGATGCGCCTGCCGGACGACACCACCCTGTACTGCGCCCACGAGTACACTCAGTCGAACGCGAAATTTGCCCTGTCAGTGGAGCCGGACAATGCGCTCCTGGTGGCTCGCTCAAAGAAGATTGACGAAATGCGGGCACGGGGTTTGCCTACGGTCCCCATGACCCTGGCGGAGGAAAAAGCCACGAACCCCTTTCTGCGTCCCGACAGCGCCGGCCTGCAGAAGAGCCTGGGTCTGGTGGGCGCGCCACTGGTCGAGGTCTTCGCGGAAACCCGTCGTCGCAAGGATCATTTCTAG
- a CDS encoding enoyl-CoA hydratase-related protein, with protein sequence MKFATLLFDITAGVATITLNRPEAANAMSPLMAKEFSQAALLCDDNPDIRAVLIASTGRMFCAGGDLGAFAAAGDGARHLLMEMASDLHVGLSRLARSRAPVIAAVNGTAAGAGFSLVMACDLAVAAERAVFTMAYTRAGLSPDGSSTYYMPRKIGDRRTRELMLTNRVLSAAEALDWGVVNQVVADDQVAATAGALARQLAEGPTLAFAAVKRLLNGTFEQGLESQMELEGRAIADLSISADGREGIDAFLSKRKPGFKGR encoded by the coding sequence ATGAAATTCGCAACGCTGTTGTTTGATATCACGGCCGGGGTCGCCACGATTACCCTCAATCGACCGGAGGCGGCGAATGCCATGTCACCACTCATGGCGAAGGAGTTTTCCCAGGCGGCGCTGCTGTGCGACGACAATCCGGATATCCGCGCTGTGCTGATCGCCTCCACCGGCCGCATGTTCTGTGCGGGTGGTGATCTTGGTGCATTTGCTGCGGCGGGTGATGGTGCCCGGCATCTGCTCATGGAGATGGCGAGCGACCTGCATGTCGGCCTGTCGCGGCTTGCCCGATCACGGGCGCCGGTGATCGCGGCGGTGAACGGGACCGCCGCCGGTGCGGGTTTTTCCCTGGTGATGGCCTGTGACCTGGCCGTTGCGGCGGAAAGGGCAGTTTTCACCATGGCCTATACCCGGGCCGGACTGTCTCCGGATGGCAGTTCGACCTACTACATGCCCCGCAAGATCGGCGATCGCCGCACCCGGGAGCTCATGCTTACCAACAGGGTCCTGAGTGCTGCTGAGGCGCTGGACTGGGGCGTGGTCAATCAGGTGGTGGCGGACGATCAGGTTGCCGCAACCGCAGGCGCTCTTGCCCGGCAACTTGCCGAGGGTCCCACCCTCGCTTTCGCGGCTGTCAAGCGCCTGCTCAATGGCACCTTCGAGCAGGGCCTGGAATCACAGATGGAACTCGAAGGTCGGGCGATCGCCGATCTATCCATCTCCGCGGATGGCCGGGAGGGTATCGACGCATTCCTGAGCAAACGTAAGCCTGGTTTCAAAGGCCGCTGA